The following coding sequences lie in one Aythya fuligula isolate bAytFul2 chromosome 17, bAytFul2.pri, whole genome shotgun sequence genomic window:
- the TBX3 gene encoding T-box transcription factor TBX3 isoform X1, whose protein sequence is MNIPMRDPVIPGTSMAYHPFLPHRAPDFAMSAVLGHQPPFFPALALPPNGAAALSLPGALAKPIMDQLVGAAETGIPFSSLGHQAAAHLRPLKTLEPEEEVEDDPKVHLEAKELWEQFHKRGTEMVITKSGRRMFPPFKVRCTGLDKKAKYILLMDIVAADDCRYKFHNSRWMVAGKADPEMPKRMYIHPDSPATGEQWMSKVVTFHKLKLTNNISDKHGFTILNSMHKYQPRFHIVRANDILKLPYSTFRTYVFPETEFIAVTAYQNDKITQLKIDNNPFAKGFRDTGNGRREKRKQLTLQSMRVYDERQKKENATSDESSNEQTAFKCFAQSSCPAVPAVGTSSLKDLCPSEGDSDADSKDDPLLEASESGKISTTTAPTPAPASSAAAAGGDDPREKGGSPPKSHFFPSDSAASRSRERTEKAPPDSRHSPATISSSTRGGLSGEELKSPLRDGPKGDEPRLLGKEPFAPLTVQTDSTAHLSQGHLQNLGFPPGLAGQQFFNPLGNGHPLLLHPGQFAMGGAFSGMAAGMGPLLATVSGASAGVSGLDNTVMATAAAQGLSGASALPFHLQQHVLASQGLAMSPFGSLFPYPYTYMAAAAAASSAASSSVHRHPFLNAVRPRLRYSPYPLPVPLPDGSSLLTTALPGLASASGEAKAAGLASSPGAGPLDSASDLTSRSSTLSSGSVSLSPKLGADKEAATSELQNIQRLVSGLDPKQDRSRSGSP, encoded by the exons ATGAATATACCGATGAGAGATCCAGTAATCCCTGGGACAAGCATGGCTTATCATCCTTTTTTACCTCACCGGGCACCGGACTTTGCCATGAGCGCTGTGCTGGGACATCAGCCCCCCTTCTTCCCCGCTCTGGCTTTGCCTCCCAACGGGGCGGCCGCCCTCTCCCTGCCGGGGGCTCTGGCTAAACCCATCATGGATCAGTTAGTGGGGGCCGCAGAGACTGGGatccccttttcttccctggGCCACCAGGCAGCAGCCCATCTGAGGCCTTTAAAAACTCTGGAGCCAGAAGAAGAGGTGGAAGACGACCCCAAAGTGCATCTGGAGGCCAAAGAGCTTTGGGAACAATTCCATAAAAGAGGCACGGAGATGGTGATCACCAAATCGGGAAG GAGAATGTTTCCTCCATTTAAAGTGAGATGCACTGGACTGGATAAAAAGGCCAAGTACATTTTATTGATGGATATTGTGGCGGCTGATGATTGTAGGTACAAATTCCATAATTCCCGGTGGATGGTAGCCGGCAAAGCTGACCCTGAAATGCCAAAGAGAATGTACATCCACCCGGACAGCCCGGCCACCGGAGAACAATGGATGTCCAAAGTCGTCACCTTTCACAAGCTGAAGCTCACTAACAATATCTCTGACAAGCACGGATTT ACCATCCTAAACTCCATGCACAAGTACCAGCCCCGGTTCCACATCGTCAGAGCGAACGATATCCTCAAGCTGCCCTACAGCACGTTCAGGACCTACGTTTTCCCGGAGACCGAATTCATCGCAGTGACCGCATACCAGAATGATAAG ATCACTCAATTAAAAATTGACAACAACCCCTTTGCCAAAGGTTTTCGGGACACCGGGaatggaaggagggaaaaaag GAAGCAGCTGACCCTGCAGTCCATGCGGGTCTACGACGAGCGGCAGAAGAAGGAAAACGCCACCTCGGACGAGTCGTCCAACGAGCAGACGGCCTTCAAGTGCTTCGCGCAGTCCTCCTGCCCCGCCGTGCCCGCCGTCGGTACCTCCAGCCTCAAAG ATCTGTGCCCCAGCGAGGGAGACAGCGATGCGGACAGCAAAGACGACCCCTTGCTGGAAGCGAGCGAGTCGGGCAAAATCAGCACGACCACGGCCCCTACCCCAGCGCCCGCCAGCTCCGCCGCGGCCGCGGGGGGAGACGACCCCCGGGAGAAGGGGGGCAGCCCCCCTAAAAGCCACTTCTTCCCCAGCGACTCTGCGGCGAGCCGGAGCCGAGAGAGGACGGAGAAAGCCCCCCCTGACTCTCGCCACAGCCCGGCCACCATCTCGTCCAGCACCCGGGGGGGGCTGAGCGGCGAGGAGCTGAAAAGCCCCCTTCGGGACGGCCCTAAAGGAGACGAGCCCCGGCTGCTGGGCAAAGAGCCCTTCGCCCCCCTGACGGTGCAAACCGACAGCACGGCTCACCTGAGCCAGGGACATTTGCAAAACCTCGGCTTCCCCCCCGGCCTGGCCGGCCAGCAGTTCTTCAACCCGCTGGGGAACGGGCacccgctgctgctgcacccGGGGCAGTTCGCCATGGGGGGGGCTTTCTCCGGCATGGCCGCGGGCATGGGCCCCCTGCTCGCCACCGTCTCGGGGGCTTCTGCCGGCGTTTCGGGGCTGGACAACACGGTGATGGCCACGGCAGCGGCTCAAGGACTTTCGGGAGcatctgctctgcccttccacctgcagcagcacgtCCTGGCCTCGCAG GGCCTGGCCATGTCTCCCTTCGGCAGCCTCTTCCCCTACCCCTACACCTACATggccgcggcggcggcagcCTCCAGCGCAGCCTCCAGCTCTGTGCACCGGCACCCCTTCCTCAACGCCGTGCGGCCCCGGCTGCGCTACAGCCCCTACCCGCTGCCCGTGCCCCTGCCCGACGGCAGCAGCCTCCTCACCACCGCCCTGCCCGGCCTCGCCTCCGCCTCCGGGGAGGCCAAAGCGGCCGGCTTGGCCTCCAGCCCCGGCGCCGGGCCTCTGGACTCCGCCTCGGACCTCACCAGCCGCTCGTCCACCCTCTCGTCCGGCTCCGTCTCCCTCTCCCCCAAGCTGGGGGCCGACAAGGAGGCTGCCACCAGCGAACTGCAAAACATCCAGCGCCTGGTCAGCGGCCTCGACCCCAAGCAGGACAGATCCCGCAGCGGCTCCCCGTAG
- the TBX3 gene encoding T-box transcription factor TBX3 isoform X2, producing the protein MFPPFKVRCTGLDKKAKYILLMDIVAADDCRYKFHNSRWMVAGKADPEMPKRMYIHPDSPATGEQWMSKVVTFHKLKLTNNISDKHGFTILNSMHKYQPRFHIVRANDILKLPYSTFRTYVFPETEFIAVTAYQNDKITQLKIDNNPFAKGFRDTGNGRREKRKQLTLQSMRVYDERQKKENATSDESSNEQTAFKCFAQSSCPAVPAVGTSSLKDLCPSEGDSDADSKDDPLLEASESGKISTTTAPTPAPASSAAAAGGDDPREKGGSPPKSHFFPSDSAASRSRERTEKAPPDSRHSPATISSSTRGGLSGEELKSPLRDGPKGDEPRLLGKEPFAPLTVQTDSTAHLSQGHLQNLGFPPGLAGQQFFNPLGNGHPLLLHPGQFAMGGAFSGMAAGMGPLLATVSGASAGVSGLDNTVMATAAAQGLSGASALPFHLQQHVLASQGLAMSPFGSLFPYPYTYMAAAAAASSAASSSVHRHPFLNAVRPRLRYSPYPLPVPLPDGSSLLTTALPGLASASGEAKAAGLASSPGAGPLDSASDLTSRSSTLSSGSVSLSPKLGADKEAATSELQNIQRLVSGLDPKQDRSRSGSP; encoded by the exons ATGTTTCCTCCATTTAAAGTGAGATGCACTGGACTGGATAAAAAGGCCAAGTACATTTTATTGATGGATATTGTGGCGGCTGATGATTGTAGGTACAAATTCCATAATTCCCGGTGGATGGTAGCCGGCAAAGCTGACCCTGAAATGCCAAAGAGAATGTACATCCACCCGGACAGCCCGGCCACCGGAGAACAATGGATGTCCAAAGTCGTCACCTTTCACAAGCTGAAGCTCACTAACAATATCTCTGACAAGCACGGATTT ACCATCCTAAACTCCATGCACAAGTACCAGCCCCGGTTCCACATCGTCAGAGCGAACGATATCCTCAAGCTGCCCTACAGCACGTTCAGGACCTACGTTTTCCCGGAGACCGAATTCATCGCAGTGACCGCATACCAGAATGATAAG ATCACTCAATTAAAAATTGACAACAACCCCTTTGCCAAAGGTTTTCGGGACACCGGGaatggaaggagggaaaaaag GAAGCAGCTGACCCTGCAGTCCATGCGGGTCTACGACGAGCGGCAGAAGAAGGAAAACGCCACCTCGGACGAGTCGTCCAACGAGCAGACGGCCTTCAAGTGCTTCGCGCAGTCCTCCTGCCCCGCCGTGCCCGCCGTCGGTACCTCCAGCCTCAAAG ATCTGTGCCCCAGCGAGGGAGACAGCGATGCGGACAGCAAAGACGACCCCTTGCTGGAAGCGAGCGAGTCGGGCAAAATCAGCACGACCACGGCCCCTACCCCAGCGCCCGCCAGCTCCGCCGCGGCCGCGGGGGGAGACGACCCCCGGGAGAAGGGGGGCAGCCCCCCTAAAAGCCACTTCTTCCCCAGCGACTCTGCGGCGAGCCGGAGCCGAGAGAGGACGGAGAAAGCCCCCCCTGACTCTCGCCACAGCCCGGCCACCATCTCGTCCAGCACCCGGGGGGGGCTGAGCGGCGAGGAGCTGAAAAGCCCCCTTCGGGACGGCCCTAAAGGAGACGAGCCCCGGCTGCTGGGCAAAGAGCCCTTCGCCCCCCTGACGGTGCAAACCGACAGCACGGCTCACCTGAGCCAGGGACATTTGCAAAACCTCGGCTTCCCCCCCGGCCTGGCCGGCCAGCAGTTCTTCAACCCGCTGGGGAACGGGCacccgctgctgctgcacccGGGGCAGTTCGCCATGGGGGGGGCTTTCTCCGGCATGGCCGCGGGCATGGGCCCCCTGCTCGCCACCGTCTCGGGGGCTTCTGCCGGCGTTTCGGGGCTGGACAACACGGTGATGGCCACGGCAGCGGCTCAAGGACTTTCGGGAGcatctgctctgcccttccacctgcagcagcacgtCCTGGCCTCGCAG GGCCTGGCCATGTCTCCCTTCGGCAGCCTCTTCCCCTACCCCTACACCTACATggccgcggcggcggcagcCTCCAGCGCAGCCTCCAGCTCTGTGCACCGGCACCCCTTCCTCAACGCCGTGCGGCCCCGGCTGCGCTACAGCCCCTACCCGCTGCCCGTGCCCCTGCCCGACGGCAGCAGCCTCCTCACCACCGCCCTGCCCGGCCTCGCCTCCGCCTCCGGGGAGGCCAAAGCGGCCGGCTTGGCCTCCAGCCCCGGCGCCGGGCCTCTGGACTCCGCCTCGGACCTCACCAGCCGCTCGTCCACCCTCTCGTCCGGCTCCGTCTCCCTCTCCCCCAAGCTGGGGGCCGACAAGGAGGCTGCCACCAGCGAACTGCAAAACATCCAGCGCCTGGTCAGCGGCCTCGACCCCAAGCAGGACAGATCCCGCAGCGGCTCCCCGTAG